In the genome of Passer domesticus isolate bPasDom1 chromosome 2, bPasDom1.hap1, whole genome shotgun sequence, the window GATTAAAGACCagggaatgaaaataaaattagttgTAAGatctaaatttaaaatattttcctaggTTGTCAGAGAATATGAACGTGCTGTTGTATTTCGTCTGGGACGTATTCTGTCTAAGAAAGCAAAGGGACCAGGTGAATGCATGCAGTTTTCCTCTGTTAAAGTCCTCTGGGTTTGTTTATGTTGTTACAATGCACTAAGGCCACACAGAGACTTGCAGAAGTTCCATGAAATCCTCCTTCACTGCATAGAGGGGAATGAGAATGTCCCCTCTGCTGCAGGTCCTTTACCTGCAGACTGTTTACTTTTCTCAAGAGAAGATACAGCCAGCCTCCTGTCATAGCACAGGAGTTTGAGTACCTTGATACCAGGTGTGACTTTGCTGCTGAGCAATCTGGACAACAAGGATGAGTTCATGCTGCACACATTGTCAGGGGACTGCAGGGAGGTTTAAGTGCAGTGTTCAGGTCTGCCACGGTCTTTTTTGGGTGTCTGTGGCCTCTTTCCCTGCATGCCACTTCCAACACAGCTTGTAGCTGCCAGCTCCTCAGCTGGCCACTGCCCTGAAAATGGCAAATGTCTcagggcagggacactcagAAGCTACACCGAGGCTGCTACAGTGCCCTAGGACCAGCTTACATATCACAAACCAAACCCAGCTACATAAGGAGTTTGCATTGGTGCAGTTACCACCTCTGGGCAATGAAAAGGGCAAAGTGGAAGCTGAAATAACAAGCAAAAGTTCTTTTCAGGTACTGCCCTTCCTCTTGAATAGTAGTCATGTGGTCCAAAGAGCAGCTAGGCCTGGTACAGGGCTCCTCTGTGTGGCTCTGGGCACCAAAGCAAGATGCTGAGGTTACAATAGAAAATTGGAGGTTTTGTCCAGTCTCCCTCTCCAGTGAAGGAGAGTGGAGATTCCTTCATAGGATTTGTCATATCTTGGGACAATGTTTCTTATGTGGTGCAGGAATCACCTGGGTGATGTCTTTCCTGAAGACACATACTAAACCATACATGACTTGTggtttaaaaagggaaaattaaagGTATGGAAGGAATCCTTGCCAAAAGTCGCATGGCAGACTTCAGATAAGAGCTTCAAGCTGTGCATTTCCAGACCAGAGTCCTAGGTCATTAGGCTCTAATGAGTTCACATTACTTGCAGATATCTGCACTTCCCTCTGTTATTTGAAAATGCAAAACATCATTTTTGTCGTGTCTTGTAAGCAGAAAGGACAGCTGCAGTGATAAGGCAGGGTGTTAATTCGAATCCTGTGGGTATTTCCATCTATTTTCTCTAGGATACCTGGATCTGGACTTTAGTTTCAGAGGTGTTTAatctaataatttttattttcaggaatGATCCTTGTACTTCCATGCACAGATACATTTATCAAGGTTGATCTCAGGACGGTTACCTGTAAGATTCCTCCACAAGAGGTAACTTCTCTAGCAGCCATCTAAGACAGGAACAAAAGATGCAGCAGATTCGTGGCACAATCAAAAGCAATGcaaatttaaaagtaattttgccACACTGAGCTACCGTATGGAATTTAGCTACCACATAGAACTTAGCTTTTTTGCTGTATCTTCTGCATTTCAAGCTGCTTACAGCACAACTCATTACCCAAATAAATTATGTGTGCCTcgtccctgggagtgttcaaggccaggttggagggggctctgaacaacctggtctagggGAAGGTGGCTCTGCCCATGGGAGGCAGGTTGGAACTGagtgatctttaagatcccttccaacccaaaccattctatgattctcctAATGAAAATCTGCAGATGCATCATTACAGGTCAAACTGATGTTCAGAACTGTGATTTCAAAATAAAGGAAAGGAGTTACAAGTGTGAATGTGAGACCGGGAGGACAAGAGAGGAGTGGGCTACAAAATTCCCAGTTGTAAATTAATGTCCTAATAAAATTGGATCTGACATGTAGCTCACCATTCAAAAGAGCCTTCTACGTGTGTCTGGAAAGGCAAATTACCCAGGGGTAACAAATCCCATTAAATTAAGAGGAATTAGCAGACAATCTTCCACAAAACTCAGGTCCAAGCGGGAATGGATGGAGGAAGCAAGATACATCCAAGTAGGATACATCTTCAGGCATTTTGTTGGCAAGTTTTGACTGAAAATTTTAATCTGAAGGCTAAGTTGTTGAGCAATCCTGTTCTGATCAAGTTTTGATTCTGTGTGGCCTCAGCCCCATGGCAGAAAAATTCTTCTCTTTATGGAGTTGACACTGCTGTCCCCTTCATTAAACaaagagcagagggagaagAGGCAGCTCCAAGACCCTTTGGACCCCCAGAATTTCCTACTGTGTTCTTCAGGAGATGTTTTTTGGTCTATTATCTTTTTGTAATCAGAAAGAGCCTTTTCTCAGAGTACAGGTACAGGGGTGTGTgatgtgaaatgaaaaatggcTCCCCCAAAATGTGAGGCTGGAAAGAAGATGGTTGCAGAACTTGTACTGTATAAGACTTAGCAGCTTTTGGCCAGGCTTCTGCAGCATTTGGCAGGGTTTTTGTGAAGCATTCACTTGCAGGCAAAAGATGCTGAGGAGGGAATTGATAGTGGAGCATCACCAGTTCTCCACtgaggccagctgccttctgaggCACAAGAAGCATGTCTGGCAAAAAATGACAACTCTTCCATGAATgcttaaatatttctttcagtATCTTCTCACAATTTCttacactttttatttttttgttttaattggtTGGTGTTTCTTACAAATACATTGTTTAGGGGAAGTAGCACAGATCTTCCAAGCTGCATGAAATGTATAAGCTCATTAATGGACCTTTCTACAAGAAAGGAAGAGGATAGCCATCATTTATTAttgtaaaagaaattaattcaaattatGTGATTCACTTACAATTGAAGCAGTTGTTTAGAGGGTATGTAAAGCATTTTCCCCCGGTTTAAACTTTGTTGTTGCTGGACAGCTGCcttgaaataatttcttggGGGAATAGTaaagaaatcaaaagaaatTCTTAGTTTCTTTGAATTATCAATGCCTTTTACTCACTaagggttaaaaaaaatatattccccTTCCTAGGCAAAGGACGTGTTGTTGGATCTGTCTGTGACTGTGTGCATTTCTCAAATACAGATTCTCACGAGGGATgctgttcctgcccaggtgGATGGGGTGGTGCACTACAGGATCCACAGCGCTGTCAGTGCTGTTGCCAATGTCACTGATGTCCACTCTGCAACCTTGCTTctggcacagacagccctgagAAAGGCTCTGGGTACACAGAGCttggctcagctgctggcaggtcgTGAGGAGATTGCACACAGTATCCAGGTAAATCTGGCACTCAAAATTCATAAGCACAGAGGTGTCTTCTGGGGAGTTGCAAATTAGAAACAGTCTCTCTATTTCTTTAACAAGgataaaaaaatctttctttatgTGGTTTTTTCAATTATACATCTCATTGCTTAGAGTCAGAAACAGTTATTCTAAAGGTATTTCCCCAAGCTCTTGTAGCAGAGTTATCTCTATCAAAAAGCAACTAAAATTCTGAAATTATccagtgatttaaaaaaatcagcttaGCCCttgcacagaggcagctgcaaACATGGAGAAAGAGATCTCCTGCTCGTGGGAAGCTCTGTCTTGAGCCCACCCTTCATTGAGGCAAGACTTGTATCTCCTGTCATTACAAATAAGAGCACAAAATTGAGTTGCTGTATACTTTAAAGTGCCATctggtttctttttttgattTGGCAGCCAGGGAGAGAGCAGAGGAAACATCCAATACCCAGTTTAGTAATTTCAGTCAGAGACAAGGCATAGTCAGACCAAAGAGAGACTCTAtgctctgcagccaggagatTGGCCATGCAGAGACAGGGTCATGGTGGTGGTGTGGATTGCAGGAGTTCCCAGGAGCCAGAACCCAGATGAGTGTGCCAATGCTGCAGAGCTGTCTGGTGTCTCACCCATGGTGTACTTTTACTATCTTGTGCTGTTTAAGGAACTTTCTGTAGTGTTTCTTTATAAAAGGAAGAAAGTATAGTAACTGCCCACCTAAGGAAAGGATGGGGATCATAATTTAGGAGGCAGGAGAGAAGCCACACAGGAGACACTGGTGCTGACCAGCAAGTGTTTCCTGAGGCTGTGGTACCCACTGTGCTCACACCACGCTGGGTGCTGGTGTCCCTGGAGCACCCCTCCTGCTGTGCAGGTTTGCCCTGTCCTTCTGTCCAAGCAGGGTACACCACGTGGCTttccctctgccagcactgtgctCTTCCTGGCATGTTGTTTGTCCCCAAGGCTGCCCTCGACAGTGCCACGGAGCAGTGGGGAGTCAAAGTGGCCCGTGTGGAGATCAAAGACATCCGGATCCCCATGGCCATGCAGAGGGCAATGGCAGCTGAAGCAGAGGCTGCTCAAGAGAAAAAAGCTAAGGTGAGACCCATGACAAGTGACACCCACCTCCAGGCTTTCATTTCCTTgtcatagaaccacagaattgTTTAGGATGAGCAAGACCTCTTAGATCACCAAATCCAGCCCTTAAACCCAGCACTGCcgagtccaccactaaaccatgtccctaagcaccACATCTACATACCCCTTAAATGAACACCAGGGTTAGTGACTCCACCACATCCCTGGGCATCCTCTTCCAACATTTGAcaacctaatttttttcctaatatctattGGGAACCTCCCCTGGGGCAACTTgaaggccatttcctcttgtcctgtggTTCCAGGAATCCAAGCTAGTTGGTTTTCTCATCATTATAAACCTGGATTTTCACCACTCTGGGCAACCTTTCCATGCCATTTCCATTTCTGTTCCTTTGCAGGTTGTGGCAGCTGAAGGAGAAATGAATGCTTCCAAAGCTCTCCAGAAGGCCTCCATGGTGCTGGCTGAGTCTCCAGCAGGTCTGCCACTGCGTTACCTGCAAACATTAacagctgtggcagcacagaATAATTCCACTATTGTCTTCCCTCTCCCTATGAATATGTTTGGGAGTTTGGGGCAGAAGCGTACAGGGGGATAGAGACTGTTCTATGCTAGCTCCTAGGCCAGAGATATTTAAAGGTTTTCCTAGGAAGCAAAGGGGTCCCAATTGGAAGAGTTAAAGTAAAAGCATGTTTGGGCTCTCTGGCACCAAAATAAGTTTAATAATCACAAACAGCTCCCACATTTAGACTGCATTTTCAAAGTTCAGACACTAAGCAGTTCCATCTTAGACCCACCTGTGagtaaaatggaagaaaatatgtaaaatgtATGTTAGATCTAATACAAAATATTAATGATGCTTTCACCACTCTTTGCAGAGTCATGAGTGTTGCAATTATTTGGTGATTTGTCTGCTAGGCAAGAAGCTCCGAGCTGTTGATATACTCCACACAGCAGAAGGGTCAGACATTGGTTTTTAACTCAAGCCTTGTGGAGTGGAAAGAAAGGATTTGGCTCTTAGAGGTATTCATTCATAAATATTGGCAGAAATACTGGATAATGGGTATGTCAGTGGAACAGCCTATTCTTTATCTAATATTAATAGAAATTAGTACTTGTTTTACTGACCTCAGCTGTATTTTGCCATATCACTGACATTTACGTAAGCTGTGTAATAAAGTTAAGAGAATGAATGACCAGGCATTACAATCACATTTCATAAATGTGACAGCTGGGGAAAACCTCAATGTCCTCTGTCAATTAAAGTGTCTGTCTTACACTTTCAGTAGGCTTCTTATCTTCCTTTACATGAAGCATTAATTGAGGTTTTTCTGAAATTAGCCTTTCCTACCTTCCATCCATGCAGTGCTTGGCAGCTGAGGGGAAGATGTTGCTGATATCCAGGTTCAGCTGATACTAAATTTGAGTTTGCAGCCTTCAAAGATAGCTGTTCAGTTCTCAATTCAGGCACACAGCAATGAACTGTTTTCTGTGAATCTGAAATTTCTGGTGATGGAGCTGTtctggcaggtgctgctgcagtgtaATATCTTGGCCACATGAGCATCACTGTTGTCCTTTCTATAAGTAGAGTAATTTGACTCCAAATTAACCACCTCAGCATGGACCTACTAATTATCATATCACTGACACCGGCCTTTCTTATTTTTACTGCAGTGTAGCAGAAGCAATCCAGGTGGCAAATGTTTGTGCTCAGTAGCTCCTGGCACAGATAGTGGTACGAGCAGCTGAGGATGGTGACCTACCCAGTGCTTTTCTGCTTCAGCCATGACTGCCAAATAGCATTTTGCTGGCAAGCTAAAGAAGCAAAACCTGTGGTTGAAAGTCATCTCCTTATCAGtattatcaaaatattttcttaaccTAAGAAAAGAGCAGTTTTGAGTTAAActctagaaaaagaaaagcttgaAAGACATGTGGCTAGAGAGTGCAATTAAAAGCAATTCTGTGCTCTCACTGAGCTACCAGCCTACCTAGTGTGTAGAAGACTTCCAGTACTGAGGGCATGCTCAGTGTACCACTTCTAGTTCCAGCTGTAGAAGTGTATGGAAACCAGCCACAGGGTCAGCAGGACTCACAATTACAGCCAGAAACCAGCTGCTGTGTTAAAGCATGAGTTGGTATCTCTTCTCTTTCAGCAGCAGTGTAACACAGGTAAGCTCGTAAAAGCCCCGTTTTCTTTTTGAcccatgaaaattatttttaaaaaggccaagacatttttttcttgcccaggactgtgggaatTAATTACACGCTGCagaatgtgtttttcttttttactctgCAGAATAATTGCACTGTTGTAGAAGAGTTCAAGGAGACACAAACTCCTGCTCTCTCTTCCCCAGTGTCAGGTACAATAAAGACAGTAACTAGTAGAAGAGCTGCATTTTTATTGTATTACCCACACACACCCATGAGAGGATAGCCCAATCAGTGAAACAGCAATGGAAGCAGCCCTGCAATGTTTCAGGTACCACTGGGATGCACAGGCTTTGCGGGAAGAATTCTGGCAGAAGGTGAGCTGCAGTCCCAGGGAGATGTGGGGGTCAGAGCCATCGTTCAGATGTGGCACAGGCTGTCAGAGGTGCTCAGGAAGTCCTGCAGGCGAGCACAGCTCTGCCGGCGCAGACTGCTGCGGCACTCGCTGTCCTCTGGAATTTTCTCCACCCAGGCCTGTGCATCAAGTAAGTATTGCATCCTGAGTGAAAATGGGACAGGTAAAGAAGGTTAGTCATTATTCCTGACATGGAGAAATGGGAAAGCGCAATCCTTGAGCATCCCTTCACAGAGGCATCTCTGAAATAAAGAGTTATACTAGCCAAAAAACttgccttcaccagcaggttaaCTGAGCTTTGAACAAAGTCCGGGATGTGTCAGTGCCAagctgggacacacctggctGTATTTGTGTTTTGAGTATGTCAGGTAAGCTTAGGCTAAGTTTCTGTTAGAGTTTCCAGAAAGACACAAAAGGTCCAAGTGCATACCAATGAGGGAAAGTTTAGTTCCAACAGAGTATACCAATGAGAAGCTGTGTAACTTCCAGTATTTCATGCCTGAACTGGAGAAGACATAGGAGATTAAACCTCTGCTGGGACACCCCAGTCTCTATCAGGCTTCTTTTGAAGCAGGCACTGACTGAGGCACTCACTTTTGTGTCATATGAGAACTGGACTTTTTAAGGTTTTAGCAAGTGGTGATCACAGCTTCATGGAGCTCTCCTCCCTAGAAGCTTTCAGAGGCATTACCTTTGTCCAGTTCTGTGCAGGGAGATGAAACATTTAGGATGTCTTCATCCCTGAATATTTGATAGTGTCATACTAAATTCCCACTCAGATAACTTCCCTTTTTTCATTTAAGTGTGACAGTGAGAAATGACAAGAATATGCTACTCGCATGCATGATGTAACAGCAACCTTGGGAGCTGCTCTTAGTCGTGGTCCCACATGTTTCTTCTGCAAACACAGGAGTGGTTTAAGGCATCTGCAGTAGATGGACTGGGtctcttttcccattttccttttctagCTGTGAGTTTTTAACACAAGGGAACCAGGGCCAGATTTGATTCTGAGAAGTCTGGCAACCATAAGTCTGGGAACCACAGATCCTTGAGCCAATAGATTTGGGTGGCTCAGCTCTTCTCCAGAACTCTGCTTTTGCCTATGGAGCGGACCACTTTGAATTTTAGTAAATTCAGCAGAATCATTCCCTGAGGAATTTGGTGCTGCCTTTACTTTCTGGAGGTACTCTAACAGATTGAGTATCCTCTGGGTTTATGGTCCATGatagcagctgctgctgctgctgcccagagacCATTTTGCACTTACTTGTTGTTGCAGTCCACTGTTTGCCCATCTCTCCCCATGAGGAGGTAGCGTTTGCCAGGGATGATGTTTAACTTGCACATGGAGCGTGATAGGAACTGTCGGTGCTCTCCCACTTGGATGCTTTCATCTGCAGCTGTGGGACAAGAAGAGGAAACCCCATGAACTTTCCTAACAGAGAGAAGAACTGTAGGCCACAGGACACAACCCCCTGTGATCATTTGCCCCACTGCTAAGCCAAGGTAATATTTCACTTGGGAATTGGCACTCGACACGAATAAATGGCCCTGCTGTGGTAGGATACATTTCCCTTAGCGTGACCTGACAGAAAGCAAGCCACTTTTGCCTCAGCTTATTGTCTTGGTGTTTGCAGTAATTATTGAAGGAGATGTTTTCCTATAGACCTTAGGACCTTTCAGACCTTATGGAGTTTGCTTAAATCTGAGAGTCTGAAGGAAAAGCCaaggaaaatagaaaacaagCTGTCTTCCATTTCAGAATGCTCATGTTCAGGGTGGTCTTACAATCTAGCAAACTAAATTCAAACATTTTGAGGCCCAGCAATGCAGCAGACAGTATTAAAATCTCTCTCTCCTTAGTACACCTGACCTGAACTTTGCCAATGCAGCCTTTATGCTCTTCCCTCTGAATCTGTTACAGAGGACAATCTCCTGGTGATCTCCATGTTAAAGTAACTTAGAAGATTCTGGTCTGGATTCTGGCCCAGAAGTTTATTAATTCAGAGTTTCACTGCCCACTACAGAACTGGGCACCCGAGGCAGATGAGGTGGCTGCTCAGATACTGCAATGACATGAGAGCTGAAAAGATGCTTATTCATCTGACCAGTCTCAGGTCATGAGGACACTGGTTTTTAACTAGAAAAACAGTTTTCAaagtccattaaaaaaataacagcaatgTTCTAATTTCTTGCTCACTATCTAACTATAATTTGAAATTTCTTGTAAAAATTCAATATTAAACCAGTTTAAATTACATGTAAATTACACCATGGTCTTCTTATCATCTGCTCTAATACAGAGTATTATATTACAAGTATGGAAAGACTAGTCATCAAAATCCTAAAAGTAGAACAAAACTAAAGTAGAATATTCTAACATTAATTAGAATTCAGATAATTTGGCAGAGACTGCTAATCTGTGAAACCTAGCTTTAAGAGCCTTATCTACCACCTAGGTAAAATGTGCATCAGTTTAATATAAGTTAATTATACTTCTGCATTTTCAGAGAGAATATAAGTCCTGTAGGTTTTCTCATATAACCCAAGACCTTTTTACTGTTCCTATGCTACAtagtgttttcattttgttcacAGAATGCAGAGATGGGTCAGAATTGCTTGAGAAAATGATGATGTTATGCCTCATTTAGCTTAAATTACCAAGGTGTTTCTCAGTTCATATGCTTCACAAATAGCCTAATACAATTCAGACAGTGGGGTCATAAGCATTTGAGTCATTACCTTAAGTGGTTATTATGCAATTTCCAATTTTAAATCTCCAATTAAAAAAAGGGTTGAAATTTAATGTTTCAAAGCATCCAAGTGGAATTTAAGGTAAACAATTACTTAGACATTTAGAATCTATAATGGGAAATAATGTTTAAAAAGGGGAGCGGGAGGGGgaagaagatgaaaaagaaagattCAGTGCTACTTTGTATGAGCTATACTGTTCCCCTAAAAGACTTCTGGAGGGCTCATAGGACAGCACAAATATTAGCCGTCTGAAACATATATGCTAATTCTATCAATAACCAAAGTAATCTGAGAGGAACACATCTGCAATATTCTCTTTTACTGACACAAATAGGCATTTCCATCTGTCTTCTAAACCAACCCTTTACTTCAAAGGTTGTTAAGGAAACAATGATGGGGTCCAGAGAATGAGATTTTACCCTACTAATTCTCATCTAAACTTGGTGATGTCAACAGAGGCCAAATTCACTCAAAAGAGCTGCAGAGAATACAAGAGATAATAACACCAGTTCAGTCACAGGCTGATTTGGGTGCAACACCTAGCTTTACTTCATCCTCATATGTCTTTGTGCCTCCTGATAGcctttcccaagcctgctgaaAACTTCCTGATTCTCAGAAGCTGCCTCTGCACAAACCAAAATTAATTGTCAAGTATGTGGGAATAGAAGGCATCCTTTCCCTTCAACTTCACATTCAAAGGATATTTCTCTCAGctaccaaaacccaaaacctttcCAGTGCTTTCCTCCAAGTTGTGAGTACAAGTGCATTTGGACCCAGAGCCCTAAAGCCTTTAAATCCTGTAGGTATTCTCAAGTGATTAATAAAACTTTCCATTGGGATACCATAATCTCCTGCAGTCAGTACTTTGACCACTAGGTACATTATCATTTCCCTCTGTATGGAAAGCCCTGGCTATGTCAGATGCTCTCTCTGGACTCAGGAAGCATGGACCTTATTTTACTGAACACTGGGCACAGATCACAAGTTGTGTGCCACAAAGTACTGTGTGACATTGCCAGGCCCCTGGGCAAAGATTGATGGAGTGAGTTAATTATTCTGTTCCAGAGAGGGAAGATTTCAAAACCTTTGAAGTTCCTTTTTAAAGGCAGTCTCTGGCTGCCAAACTCAGAACTGGTGACCACATGATACCACAGCAGCTGAAGTCTGGTGTGTCACCTGACAGCTTCCCCAGAAATTACTCTGAAGAGTATCAGTGCTCTCTGATGCTGCTGATTAAGTTCACATGGGGGCAGCTGGGATGGCAGGCTTGCAAAAGGACATTGTCTAAGAGCTGTGCAAACCTTTACACTGCACCTAACAACAAAgaagcttttctatttttttagcACAGTTATTAAATTGAAGTTCCAGAAGTTTTCCTGTCTTTATTGACCTCAGGCAAGTCACTGTGGACAACTCAGCCTGTTCCACAAGGGCTGCAATTGCTCAATAATTAGTTAAGTAATAAGCACTTCAAATCTTCATTTAGTATCAGAAGAGAGAGGTCAGTGTCTATGTCcacacaagaaaaaataatagttttagtctataaaataaaatagttgaTACAGAAGACATAGTACCCACACTGTGCATATGTTTGGAGAGGTTTACCTTAGACTGGCCCTAGTTGTAACCATGGACTCAATGAGTCTGAAATGTCTGAATGTCTCTTCTGGTTTATTTTCATCTGAAATGTTTGCAGCTCGTGTGCTCTGGGATTGCAaaatatgaacaaaaaaaaatacccatgGCTTAACTGCACAGTGAGGCAGCTGCACCAAACAAGCCTTGCAATAAATAAGCCTTCTTGAAAGCTTACTGTAGAAATGTATGTGACCCCACTTTTCCATGGCAGAAGAAGGCATCTGCATGGCACATGCTGGCTAACATTTACTCGACCTAGTTTTTCTACAAGTGAGTGAAAGGAGTAAAATATCTTTATACTTACATGCTTTAAGGATCTTGTGGATTTTGGCCTCATAGTAATCAAAAACATTCTTCTTTGAACTGTTGAGGATCTCCACCTCATATGCTGCAACAGACAACAACACTGTGATGCCAAAGACTAAATAATAGCATGCTTGTGCTTCTACAAAGTGTCTGAACAGAGGTCAGTGTACCATCTACTCACAAATCATGGAATTATTAATCAGGAGACTCTAGATTTGTATTCCTTTCTTTGTATGTTGTCAAGGAACCTCCTCTGTGGTCAGGTTTTCATGTCCTTCTGTTAGCATCTAACTTATCAATGGTGCACAACCAGTTTTCTTTCAGTAGTTCATTCAACTTTGTATCCAAAGAAGAGGCCAGAAAGGTGAATtaacaaagggaaaaatattcATCTAgttctgcagaaggagctgctgaaCTATGGCATGCCATGGAAACCTTATTGTTTATTTACATCCTGTAACATGAGGGATGTAGTGGACTGTGGTACTGCTACACATGGGTTTTTTCCTAAACACAATAACATAATGTAACAATGTCcacccctcctgtccccagcatcctgctgcATCTTTCTGAGGCCTTTGCTTCCCACTTCTCTGCCCTGATGACTACAACTGCACACGCCTTTGTTTATTTCTCCTCAGCCTCTTGGCCACATACATAAACCCTACTCAATTCACAAGAAGTCTTGGCACATAAAACTACAAGTTTATACTTATTAAAATGAATGATGCTGAAATCAACAGCTGTCTTTTCATGCCTTACCATAATCTGCAGTAGGTTGGTAGCAGACAAAACTAACACGTGCGGTTTGTGCTAATGATTTACTGAAAGTTGATTTTTGTCTTGGGCAGGGACctggagagaagaaaataagTGATAATATGGATGTGTAAACTACATCTGTCTGCATATTCATGCCCCTATAGGCATGGATATATAGACAGATGTAGTTTACACATCCATATTCACACAACAACATAATAGAGAATAAAATGGCAGAACAACTTCCTTAGTGGTGTGATAGTAGGTTTTTACGTACACACACACGTGTATAAAAAAAATAGTCAGTTTGATACTGAACATCCTAGAGGATGAATGTGGCCTGTATTACACATTAGGATAATTCTAATGGTCCTTTCTGGGCTTAACAATTGCCATGTAAATTGTTCCTAGAAGTAAGTACCTTCTTTCAGAGCAGCTCATGCAGTCATTCCTTACCTTCTGCGCACTGGCAGACGTTGGCGTGGCACAGTTTTGAGAGCATGGCACTGTGCTTGGGAGCGCTGTAGAAcacactgcagctcctgtcTGTGGACAGGGAACAAAGCATCTCATATGGGAGAGCTCAGGTGGAAAAGCCTGTGCAGTACAGCACAAACTATGTTTGCAGCCCAGCTTTTCCCTGGTCCAGAGAAAGCAGAGCACTGAGGGATCAGATGCACATCAGCAGTTCCCAAAGACCTACAGCTTAGGCACCCGGAGTACAGTGTTGCCTTTCAGCTGGGCAACAGCTTGAGGTTATTTTTGTTCAGTTTGGATAATTTTTGTTTGGGCATTTTGTTGTtgaggtttttatttgtttgtatttgtttttttaagttgTGTTCTTCCCTCCCTGCATCCCCCCGCCCCACGTTTTTTTGGTCCCTCTGGAAACCATCCTTCTTAAAAGCCTCTTTAGGCCATAGAACAACAGTGAACACTGCACTGTTTCAGAAGAAGATAGGATCAGCCAATAGTTAGTTAGTGGTTTAAACTCAATGTAAACTGTCCTGGATCCCTCTGTTAAGGCAAAGTAGCGACTTGACCTAATTTTCAAATATTGTTTGCATGACTTTGGCACAT includes:
- the STOML3 gene encoding stomatin-like protein 3, which encodes MLLVSLEETNPHFATTSLEAGVERVEISPEPHFLHAVPWLLLTGLTFSSFFVGVLISGDGFIEIISSLYFLGLRSAGPSAPQTEDGQRIPSTYIRGTRLGVWEHPLLTRVTNSQKTLIQGISPLILPPSSASCTSPAASRFAVVSSVRGSELPSKGMDPQTERPKKMNTQHLIADRQEGIGICGWILVSLSFLLVLITFPISIWACIKVVREYERAVVFRLGRILSKKAKGPGMILVLPCTDTFIKVDLRTVTCKIPPQEILTRDAVPAQVDGVVHYRIHSAVSAVANVTDVHSATLLLAQTALRKALGTQSLAQLLAGREEIAHSIQAALDSATEQWGVKVARVEIKDIRIPMAMQRAMAAEAEAAQEKKAKVVAAEGEMNASKALQKASMVLAESPAGLPLRYLQTLTAVAAQNNSTIVFPLPMNMFGSLGQKRTGG